Below is a window of Mus caroli chromosome 2, CAROLI_EIJ_v1.1, whole genome shotgun sequence DNA.
TAGCTTTGAATGTCCATTGGTTCTTGgggataatttgttttctttacctatACGACATAATGTTTTCCATGTATTGGGGAACAcagttttttcttaattatttactaaaagaaaaataaaatgtagtcaCATTGTCATTTCTATATGTCTTGAAAGATTTTTCTGGGATATATAAGctgtggaaataaaaataatgttggaGCCTGCTTGTTTGAGTCTGCACCATCCaccataaatgtgtgtatatgtatatatgtaaagtgGCTGGAGCTTTGTATGCTCCATCCACTCAATGTatgaatggatatatatatatatatacacacatatatatatatatatatatatatatacacacacacatatatacacacacacacacacacacacacacacatatatatatatatatatatatatatatatatatatatatatatctgtctctCTATATGTGTGGAGTTGTTGGGAGCTTTGTTCCATCCATCAAatgtgtacgtatgtatatatacatatatgtaaagtaGTTGGAGCTTGCTAGTTAGAGTTTGCTTCATCCACAAAGAGTATGTGAGTGAGCCTGCGTTGTAACATTGCTGACCTACATCCCCTCCTTGGGTTACTGAGCGTACTGTCAGAGCCTGGAGAACTGATGAAGTTACTTAAAGAAGCATGGGGGTACCCAAAGCATCCTCACCAGAGCACCCAGTGTGGATGATGCTTCCCATAGCTACATAAACAGAACTCCTCCCGGCTAGCTTCCTCCCTCATATACTCTAGTATCTCTCAAGACCCCGAGCCCTCCTACAATAAGACAGTACTGAATGCAAATTCCTGGAAGGGGCAGCTGAATTCTCAAGTGTGGGtccaaatgcacacatacacaaacacacatgcacgtggacatgcacacgcacacgcacacgcacacacacactgcacttcCATCTATGAGGAAATGTTAATTGTCACTAAGACCAACTGTAAAGGACCCTTGTAGATAGGCAGAGTTGATTTGATGAAGATGGCAGCTGTTTTGCCCAGGGGACCATATTCTACAACAGTTCCAATAAGGAATTCTTCCTAAACTGCAAAATAAATCTGAAGTCTACATgaaagtatacattttttttaaagttttcaaaagaaaagcagTGTATAGTGAACAACCCTTCCAAACTAatgtagaaagaagaaaggacagaagaaagatcAGTGGAACCAACGGGATGCCAAACCACCAGCACCTGGGATGATGGGACACCAAGCCATGAGCACACAGAGATGGCTCACCTGGGACTGGAGCAGCCAACAGAAGCATAAAGTGTTCAACAGACAGAGCTGAAGGAACAAAGGCAGCACACAGGAGAGTTTGGTGAGCCCAACAGACACATCATATTAaacttctctcttttcttaatttaatttgcTCTCTCATATAGTACATAAATATTGCAAGACTTTTGCAGATATTTTATGTAGTTTAAAGCTGTTGGCCTTTTGCTGGGGCAGTCTGTCATCTAGCCCATCTAACTTAACTCGACTTATCCACCATTCCAGCTTCCCACGAGGTCCTCACTGCCTGCTTCCAGCTCCATCCGGCTCCCTCTTCTGCGCTTTCGAGACTTCCACAtatcctctttctctttgcctggaAGTCCCACCCCCATACTCCCTGCTCCACCTCCGGttgtaagtttttattttacaaaccaTTCAATCTGAACCAATCAACAGCAAGACAACacctccccctccatctctttGGGTTGCCTTTAGACAATGAGGGTTGCCTGACCTTCATCTTTTGTGCAGGTGAGGAAGGACAAGCATTCACATATAGAAAAACTCAGTGATGAGTCACAGAAATGACAATCCCAAAATCCTGCCAGAACTTAGGTCTTTGTTGGTCcaataatcaaaaaagaaaatacagaggcTCATCTTCATGCAATGGAAGGGAAGGTAAGCTCAAGAGATCTTGACtacagtttcttctctctttgctcCTCCAAGCTCTGTCCCTGCTccttatccatttctctgttttccttcaggcCTCTCAGGGTGATATCCCTGAGATATACCAAACATTGCATATCAAGTTATAGTAAGATTAAGCATCCTCCCTCAATttaggctggacaaggcaacccagtaggactTCAAGggttccaaaagcaggcaaaagtaTCATAAACAGTCCTCATTCCCTCTGctaggagtcccataaaaaaattcaagttacACAAATGTAAgatacatgcagaggacctaggtgagccccatgcaggctccatgatcgtcagttcagtctcagtgagttCCATGAGTCCTGGTTGGtttattctgtgggttttcttccaGAAACCAGAAGTCAGgtggcccagagacctaggataaaaaCCTAACATGCCTGGCAACCCAACATTCAAagcctaatgatattctgccagCCTCATAGATAGGAGCCTGGCACAATCACCATCAGAGAGctccatccagcaactgatagaaacagatgcagagacccacagccaggcatTAGCTGGAACTCAGTGAATCCcatagaagagggggaggaaggactgCAGGAGCTAGAAGGTTAAAActgctttctttaaagaaaaaaggaaaagaaaaccatgaaatgTCTATAACATGAATACTAAACTTTGGGGACAAGCTGGTAACACCAGGATATAAGACTTAGGGAAAAGAGGGTCACTATCAAAACTGTATTTGTCCATCAGGGCTTTGGTAATGAGGGACCAAGTGAAGTGTAGGGTGGTTTAGACTAGGGCTTTTGAAATTTTTTCTGCTTGTGACCATTTTtacttgagtttttaatttatgtatataaagacaaggtttcactgtgtacttctggttggcctagaactttccAATATGgcccaggttgatcttgaactcacagagacccatctgcctctgtctcctcagtgctaggatcaaaagcatgtgccactTGGCCTGACTATCAGAGGTATTTTCCCACAGCTTCagctgtacatacatacatacatacatacatacatacatacatacatacatatattctggACAGACTGGGACTGTAGGAGGAGGAAGCCGGTCACAAGTTAACATCTCAACAACACACCACCTACACGACAACTGGGTGAATGGACACTTAGTTTTTCTTCTATATGTGAATATTAACGCATTTTTCAATCTGTGAATAGGTTTTTATTTGTAAACCAAAGTCTTTCtccatttaaatgaaatatgttcTGTGTCTCACTAACATCACACTTTCTACAACACAGAGCTAACAGCATTATGTGTATGGGCATGAAGTATCACATTTTATTCATTCTAGATTCAGTCAAGTTGGACAATTTACAATTGCAAGGAAGAACAATTGATTTTGGAAATACTATGTTATTGGGCCTCTGAAATGTGGGTTTTTAAGAAGACAGTCTGTGTCTCTGAGGCCCTGCTGTGGTTTGCTCTGCAGTCCAACAGCACTGGTGCGTCATAAGGTGTCTATGGGATGATGAGCAATCTTGACAAACCACACATGCCGAGGGAGGTTGAAGGTAGGGTCCCAGCTGTATTCTGGGGATAGAAGCTTGGTGGGTTTGTTGaggaaaaaatatttgttgaggTACTTTTCATAGGTACTGTTAACTCCATTTTCAGTATCCAAGAAAACACCTTTCAAGTATTGCTGAGCGAAGTCCAAGACCTGAGAGGGCACTCCACCTATAATGGCACCAGCATAGTAGAAGTCCCCCAGTCCAAAGGGAATGTGGGCTACTGATGTAGGTTTCCGCTCATAGGGTAGATTCGTCCTCTTTCGGAAATACCACCAAGGATGGAGCTGAGCCACAGATGTGCTCAGAGTCTCTACCCCAAACTCACTTTGGAAGACCATGTTGATGTTCATGCTGAAGAGGAAATCCACTTCATATCTGATGTGATCCTGGATGTGCTCAGACAAGATTTTCATGCGCATGAGGTCAAAGTTGCTCCACCACCTCTCCTTGCCTATTATGAGTACTTGAAAGGATTGCAGAGGGTTGTGCTCCATTTCTTGTAGCTGCAGGTACTTATCCACCATGATGTAGAAGATCGCTCGATAGCCAGGCATGAAGAACTTGCTGGCTGATTGTAAGAATGGGTCCAGGTACCTGTCAGTGAGACTGGGAACACACagaacaagaaacacatttctaaaTGGAATGGGTGCCCTAGGATGTGCTGTCAAGAGAAGTGtccttgatatttaaaaaaaaaaaaaaaaacctaagaggtCAGTAGAGAGATGTTCCACCAAACTGGATAGAAAGTCTATAGGCCTATCAATGGCCAAGACACTTTAGAACTACTGAGTCAGAGCTGAGCAGGACATTAATTAAGAGCTCCCAGTGGCCTTATAGACCCAGCCTTGGTACAGGGACTTATCGTGGCAAATTTCTATTTGGTATGCTCAGAAGTAGTGGTCACAAAAGAGGACATGACACTCTGGGCTCAAAACATCCATGGATGCTGAACCGAATTTCCCATACTAAAAGCGCTTCACAGCATCTACCTGCCAACAGCAAACACAGCCAAACCCACGGTGATGTTCTGCTTCCTGAAATATTTCTCCAGGACCTTTCTGTCAAAGGTGCCTTCCCATATGACGGGGGCCAGCCAGTCTGTGATCGTGATGACATCCAGGCGTCTCCTAGGGACACACAAAAGCAGGAATATCATCAAAACTGACACAAGCCACCATGTCATAAGCTGAAGAACAGCTACATGTCGAGTGTCACCGCATGGTAGCAGCAATGGGCACCCACCAACAGATGCTAACCTGAGATGGCACTGAGCAGTCAGAAGTGCGGTGCCCTCACTTGCTCACATGACCCTGGCAATGCCCTTCCCCAGATGACTGCTagctttcttcttgttcttcatgtgggcaCACAACTAGTGAGTGGCTGAGCTGGCAAAGTCAGTCGAGCCTCAGACTGTGTGTTCTCTTCCTCCCAAACATGCAACTACTTATCCTGAGCTCTGATTACAGCTTAATCAATATAAACAAACAGGCAGCCTTGGGTCAGAAGCCTTGGTTTTGTCTGAAGCTAGCACTGTGGACAGGTTTATGGCCTTCCTTCTGTGCCCTCTGAGCCCCTGCTCCTCTGCTTGCTCTGTGCACCCTGTGGTATTCTAAATACTTGGTTTGAGCCAAATGTGTTATTCAGTAAGAGTGAGACAGATTAGACTTGCATTGATACTAAGGAGATAGAGGGATTAGGACAAGCCATGAAGGTAAGCcatataaaaatcaatgtaaGCCACTataacagaaactaaagaaaagtcACATACCCAAATCACTCGACACAGGACATTACAGAACCTGATTTCCAttcctgatttaaaaagaaatttccagaaaagGATGGCAATGGGCAATGAGAAGAATCACCTCATCttggcttattaaaaaaaaaaaaatctacatgcCCTATGTGGGGGGGCACACCTTTACttgtaggaggcagagacaagatggatctctgaatttgagggtaacctggtctacatagcatgtTTCCCGGttagccaagactacatagtgaggccttgcctcaaaaaaaaaaaaaaaaatctgtaatagTCCTTTAGCTAGCATGTTTAAGAATGGGAGGGTGGCTTCATCCTCCTTAAGATCAAGAAGAGGACAAGGATGAGTGTACCTCATCCTGCTTTTCCACATAGTGCCAGAAGCTTTGTCATCCCAGTGAGAAGAGGAAATCAAGGCATCGAAtctcaaacaagaaaaataacactgACCATAATACAAGCAGTTAGACTTAACCACATACCTGAAAACccctgagaaaaaaaatcacctagaaTTGATAAGCAGATTAGAGAGAGTAGAATTTACCACATAATTCCAAAACATTCAGTCTCTGTCTACATATTAACAATGAGTCTCTAGCAGCTGGAATTAGAAACACAAAACGTGCTTgctaggacccaagttcagttcccagctttcATATCAGGCTGCTCACAAGCCCCTGTAACTACAGCTCTGGGGTATCCAacaccttctgacctccacaagcacctgcaattcacacacatacacagacacacccacacacatacacacacacacacagacacacacacatacacacatatgcacagacacacacacagatacacacacacagacacatacacacacacagacacacacacagacacacacagacacacacaagcagacacatacacagacacacagacacacacacagacacacacacacagacacacacacagacacacacacagacacatacacacacacatgcatacacacagacacagacacacacagacacacacatacacacacatacacacacacacacacagacacacacacacacagatacacagacacacacagacacacatacacacacagacacacacaaacagacacacacacagacacacagacacacacacagacacatacacacacacatacatacacacagacacagacacacacagacacacacacattcacagacacacacacagacatatacacacacacatacacacatacacacacacacacacacacacacacacacacacatccttggtCCCTGCATATTCGCATACTATGAAGGTATTTCTGAATGCTTTCTCATCCTGTTCCTAGATGCCATTTCACTTGCTCATCCATCAGTAGAGGGACATTGAGTTAATTTACCCCCTAGATATGCGAGGGATGATGCTCCCATGAACATTCTCTGTAAACAAGATTTAGTTGTTTGGGGGATGGGTCTAGAGGTAAAATGGCTGTGTCCTGTTGTAATTCTATAGCTCACAGTAGTTTCGTGATGCAACAGCTGGACCTGTAGGTTCGAAAGTCATCCTGACACCTTTTATTGTCCTGACACCTTTTATTGTCTAGCTTCCACATTCTATCCATCTCGTACTCTTCCCATGACACTGGAGGTGAACTGGTGACTCGATGTGGTTTTGATTGCATTCCACTGATGGCGTTTAAATGATGTTGTTAAATGCATTCTGTGTCTTTCTTGGGCATAATATATCTTCCTTGAAGAAATGTCTCTTCAGGTCTTTGCCtatttttcctgcttttttgttgtttattattaGTAAGAGTTGTTTATCAATCCAGAATAATAGGGCTTTCTCAAATAAGTAACTTGAAAACGTTTTTCCTATTGTACACACTGTctcttcagttttttgttttgttttggtttttgagacagggtttctcctggcTTCATACCTTCATATAGTCTGCGGCATTTTTAGTTCAGATTAAGCCCAAATGATCTGTATTTCCTTCTGCATGTGCCAGACTAAGAAAATCCCTCCCCTCCTAGAGCAATGGGTGTCTATACTATAGAAAGGtattaaattttatcaaaatttctGCATATATTAAGgtgattatattttgttttgttctgcttttaatTCCACCAATACACTGTTTGGGGTGATATTGTCCACTGAGATCCCTAGTTCTCCCACCTGCAGGCTCCAGCTGTTGCTGGCCCCAGCTGTTGCTGGCCCCAGCTGTTGCTGGCCCCAGCTGTTGCTGGCCCCAGCTGTTGCTGGCTCCAGCTGTGGAGTTCCTCTGTGGATTGCCTCTCACTCAGCACACTTTCAGCTCTGACTTTCCAGATTGGGTTTGTTTCCTAGTGTGTGTGCTTAGTGTTATCAGCCGCTTGGCAGACTTTGTTCTCACACCCTGCTTTAGCTCTTGTGTATAAAGAACTGTTTCAGAGTTGTCAGTCCAGTGTTGGGCTTCTCCAAGGATGGTTTTTACtaactcttcccttcccccataaGGACCAATAGGATTGTTcatttgtatgttttcattttctattaaattaaattttggaGGGTTTTGAATAATTTTTGTAAACTGAATGTAGCTACTCAAGAGCTCAGGCCTTGCTTCCCATCtgggtatttttcttttgttgtttgcttgccaGTTGGCTTAACAGTTAACAATTGATGAGACAATTTTCCATAAGTCCTTGGGATCCATAAATTTGCCTGTTCTGCTGGGAGGCTCTGAGTACAGCTGAGTTGTACCATTGTCTCATGGCCAGGATGTGTGCAGGGAAATATGCTCAACTCCCACATCCTGCTCACACTGAGCCGGGGTAGGGAGGGACAGGGGCCTCAGAGCCTTCTCGAGGTCTTTTCTGAACACAGCCCTTCCACATGCAAGATTTTCAGCCCTGAGTGTCAAATGCTCGCCAAGTTTTCCTAAGCCCCGTGGATAGTTCCAGAATAGCTTTTCCTCTTGAACCCTTTGCTTGATCTATCATTTGTCTCACTGTCCTGCCTTTTTAGTGGTTAAACTAATGCCTGTCCTTGTTTTCAACAGATGCCCCGGAGAGTTCCTGGTTAGGT
It encodes the following:
- the Glt6d1 gene encoding putative glycosyltransferase 6 domain-containing protein 1 isoform X2; the protein is MKAKRRILLLIFCLFLLLLAKIHFRRRLDVITITDWLAPVIWEGTFDRKVLEKYFRKQNITVGLAVFAVGSLTDRYLDPFLQSASKFFMPGYRAIFYIMVDKYLQLQEMEHNPLQSFQVLIIGKERWWSNFDLMRMKILSEHIQDHIRYEVDFLFSMNINMVFQSEFGVETLSTSVAQLHPWWYFRKRTNLPYERKPTSVAHIPFGLGDFYYAGAIIGGVPSQVLDFAQQYLKGVFLDTENGVNSTYEKYLNKYFFLNKPTKLLSPEYSWDPTFNLPRHVWFVKIAHHPIDTL
- the Glt6d1 gene encoding putative glycosyltransferase 6 domain-containing protein 1 isoform X1, whose translation is MKAKRRILLLIFCLFLLLLAKIHFRNHQEEELLLSDWFNPRRRLDVITITDWLAPVIWEGTFDRKVLEKYFRKQNITVGLAVFAVGSLTDRYLDPFLQSASKFFMPGYRAIFYIMVDKYLQLQEMEHNPLQSFQVLIIGKERWWSNFDLMRMKILSEHIQDHIRYEVDFLFSMNINMVFQSEFGVETLSTSVAQLHPWWYFRKRTNLPYERKPTSVAHIPFGLGDFYYAGAIIGGVPSQVLDFAQQYLKGVFLDTENGVNSTYEKYLNKYFFLNKPTKLLSPEYSWDPTFNLPRHVWFVKIAHHPIDTL